One genomic segment of Coturnix japonica isolate 7356 unplaced genomic scaffold, Coturnix japonica 2.1 chrUnrandom546, whole genome shotgun sequence includes these proteins:
- the FRMD8 gene encoding LOW QUALITY PROTEIN: FERM domain-containing protein 8 (The sequence of the model RefSeq protein was modified relative to this genomic sequence to represent the inferred CDS: deleted 2 bases in 1 codon; substituted 1 base at 1 genomic stop codon), with protein sequence DEAVVVYWXAEARGQFEGGSVFRCPPMEAIELGGLQCRLRLGPFQPGPAHPAESLPRRLLPPPTPNGSNLGGLTRRRPPRPPPMELLKLPSATPGPETPPCKYGGVHIRLIWGGPYPLYGPHTPYFPSRCAFFPGAIDRPPGGCWTPGGLRPVNVAVGSEGVNSIDAREKGALGATGRIYGGRNGERMGSGLIYGQELGLWGQWGIYGQDGANGA encoded by the exons GATGAGGCTGTGGTAGTCTATTGGTAGGCGGAGGCTCGGGGGCAATTTGAGGGGGGGTCCGTTTTCCGTTGCCCCCCCATGGAAGCCATagagctgggggggctgcagtGTCGCCTGCGACTCggacccttccaacctgggccagCACATCCAGCTGAAAGCCTGCCG AGGAGGCTGCTGCCCCCCCCTACCCCCAACGGGTCGAATCTGGGGGGTCTTACGCGGCGtcgccccccccgcccccccccgaTGGAACTGCTCAAGCTGCCTTCAGCGACCCCAGGCCCTGAGACCCCCCCCT GCAAGTATGGGGGGGTCCATATAAGGCTAATATGGGGGGGTCCATATCCTTTATATggaccccataccccctattTCCCTTCCAGGTGTGCTTTCTTCCCAGGGGCCATTGACCGCCCCCCTGGGGGCTGCTGGACGCCGGGGGGGCTGCGACCCGTTAACGTGGCTGTGGGGTCTGAGGGGGTCAAC TCTATTGATGCCCGGGAGAAG GGAGCTTTAGGGGCCACTGGGCGCATCTATGGCGGCAGGAATGGGGAGCGTATGGGCAGTGGGCTCATCTATGGGCAGGAattggggctatggggccagTGGGGCATCTATGGGCAGGATGGGGCTAATGGGGCCTag